GGATCTTCGCCTAGGAAGCGCCGACGGACTTGAGCTTCTCGGCAAGATGAGGCGAGTCCTTCCCGACGCAAGTTTCGTTATAATGACCGCCTTCAGCAGCATCCGTTCTGCCGTGGAATGCATGAAGAGAGGCGCCAACGACTACATCGTGAAGCCCGTCGATCTCGACGAGCTCAACGTGGTTCTCGGCCAGGCCGCACAGGACGCGAGGTTGAGAAGCACAGTCCGAAAACTGGAACGAGAACTGGAGGTCAAGCACGGGCCAGGCGGGATCATCGGAGAGAGCCGGGCGATGCAGCAGGTTTTCGAGCTGATAGAGAAGGCAAAATGGGTAGACTCCAACGTTCTCATCCTCGGAGAGCCCGGTGTCGGGAAGGAGCTGGCTGCCAGGGCGCTTCACTTCGCTGGAAGCCGGAAACACGGGCCCTTCATCACCGTGAACTGTGATGCCATGCCCAGCTCAGCGCTGGCAATCGAGCTGTTCGGGGGCAATTCCGCGCATGAAGCAAGCACTTCCACTAGTCAGGAGAGTTGCATCGAGGCAGCAAGCGGAGGCACCCTGTTCTTCCGCGAGATCGGCCGCATGGATCTGATGGTGCAGGCCCAGCTGCTCCACGCCATCCAGGACCGCGGCGCCCATACGGCTGGCAGCTCCCCGCGGCACAGGATGGACGTTCGCGTGATAGCAGCTAGCAGTCAGAGTCTGGATGAGGCTGTTAGGCAGGGCCTGTTCAGAGATGACCTCTACAGAAGGCTGAATGTGGTGACCGTGAAGATCCCGCCCCTTCGCCACCGGCGTCAGGACATCCCCCTTCTTGTCCACCACTTCGTGGAGATGGTCTCCAGGCGCTTGAGCAGGCCAGTGCCAGGAGTGACAGAGGCCGCGATGTGGGCCTTTCAGGCTGCAGACTACTCAGGCAACGTGAGCGAGTTGGAGGCTGCAGTGGAACAAGCCCTATCCTCTAGGAGTATGGAGTCCCAGTCAGACCTGGATGTGGGTGACCTGCCGGCCGATATTCGGCAGCCATCCCCACCAGGTTCGGCCATGTAGAAAGTGCTTTGGTGCGCGCAATGCCAAGGGACGGACCCGGGCTCTGCATCACCCGAGATCCGTCCCTTCTATCTGTTCGGCGAAGAGACATCTACTGGTGCTGATATAGAGGGTCCAACACCACTATCTCAGAGGAACTGACAAGATCCGCAAGGAGCGCCTTGGGGTCCACGGACCTCTCCTTGACCAGCATGGCGACGATGTCCTTCCGAACTTGCTCGAACTCCACCGGTTCCGGCGCCCTGCGCTCCGCCACGAGGATCACGTGCCATCCGAAGTCAGTATGCACAGCGTCGCTGATCTGGCCGGGCTCCATGGAGAACGCGGCTTCCTCGAACTCCGGGACCATCTCGCCGCGTTCGAAGAATCCAAGATCGCCTCCGCTCGGCGCTGATCCTCCGTCCGATGACTTCGCAGTGGCAAGAGCGGCGAAATCAGCGCCCTCTTTGAGCTGACGGAGAACTTCGCGCGCCTCCTCCTCAGTGCCAACAAGGATGTGGCTGGCGCGAACCAGTTCAGGCTCACCGAATTGCGCCCTGTTCTGCTCGTAGTAACCTCGGGCGTCCTCTTCGGTGACTTCAACCCCAACTGAGCTCAGGTCGGTAAGGAGCATGCTCAGCTCAAGGGCGTTCCATAGTTCCTGCTCCGTCATTCCATACTGCTCTAGGACTGCTGGCCACTGTTCGCCCGACATCAGTTTGAACCGAGACAGCTCGTAGCTCACCCTGTCCGGATCCATCTCAATGCCTGCCTTGCGCGCTGCCTGCCTTACTACACGCTCGCTCAGGATCTGCTGCAGGATCCTCGCGCCCAGCTGCCCCTCTACGGAGCGGACAACCTCTCCACGCAGCACTGGCTCTCCATTCACGGTCGCAATAACCTGCCGCAGGGAATCAACAGGGGCGCCGTCAGGCTCAGTACTTATCGATTCAATCTGGCTTGCATCCGCTGGAAGCTCCAAAGAAAGCGATGTTCCATCCTTCAGGCGAACCACTATAGATGATGCCATTGCATACTGTGAAAACACGATAAGGGCAAGTGACAGAACGGTCGCTGTAGCTAAACGATGCCTATGTATTGAAATCTCCTCCCACTAAGCGCAACTTATGGACGCAAACCCTCGTCTGGCCGAGGCGCACCGGCCGCGGGATCAATGGCAGGCACTGTTGGAACCGCTCCCATACTTCGCAGCAATCCGGACGTCTGTGGAGATACCACGAAAGATGTGAGCATTGTCTCGTACATTGCAGCACGCTCGTCGAACTCCTCCGGGGCATCCTGGATTGTGAGCGAGTATCCCATCCCGTCGCGGCAGATTACAGCCTCCGCCGACTTCAGCGCCACACCGCGGGTGCTCACGAAGGAGTACACGAACAGCGCCCCGCTCGCTCCTCCGAGAGTAAGTGGAACCGGACCAGCCACCCGCTGCAGACCTGACATGTTCTCCGAATACCCATCAAGCAGCGCTGAGGCGAGAGTCATCGAATCTTCAAACCCCTCTGGCAGTTCGTACGCCTCCACCGCAGCCATGTCGCAGTCATCCTGCCCCCAGAACATCCACATCCCTGGTTCGGACTGCTCCGGGACGAACTCCCAGTCCGTGGGCATAAGCAGCCTGAACGTCATCTCCTCATCCCAAAACTCCGTAAACGATGCAGGCAGCGTCTCCTCGGCTGAAAGCACCGTTGCGCGCGCAGCGGCAGCAGCACGCTCACTAGCCACGTACGGCAGCGCGGCTACGATGATCAGCGCCAGTATAAGTCCTGCCCGTGCCCTATGAGTCCCCATTCCACTCGTTCCCCCATTCCCATCTGTGGGGATATGTGATTCTTGACCAAAGCGACTATTCCTCCATGACGCATTCATGTGGCGGGAAGTTCCCTTGGCGCCTTCCGCGCCGGATCCACATGTGATATCCTGGGTTCGTAGTTCGTAACGGACCTGCGGAAAGGACACAATCCAATGAGGACTGCCGGAACTCTCTAACCCAATTGAACATACTGCACCCGACCGCCAAGCGTGGTCTGGTTCGGTAATCCAATTCGTGGGAGTGCTGGCGTCTCCGCAGGAACGCTCATATGGGTATGGCGGGAAGGGATTCCTTCCTTCGGGCCACGCCGTCTGCACTGTCAGATGATGCGTGGCCTATTTCGTTGCAGGGTCCGTGCCTTACCCTGCCAGGAGATGGCCGCATCCCACCTCAGGAGGTGGGCTTATGCTGTTAGCAGCAATCAGCAGTGTATCGAAATCATTCGGCGACCACACTGTGTTCAAAGACGCATCATTCCAGGTGCACTCTGGCGAGTGCGTCGCAGTATTCGGGCCAAATGGGTGCGGGAAATCCACGATGCTCAAGATGATCATCGGCCAAGTCGAGCCTGATTCGGGCCATGTATGGCGCGCGCCCGATCTGGCTGTCGGATATCTCCCCCAGTCTCCCAGCTTCGTGCCTGGCGCCAGCCCGCGCAGCATCTGTGCTAAGGCGGCGCTGCCTGGAGTCGCCTTCAGGAGAGATGGTCTTGGGGATGCGCGGGCAGTGGCAGATGCCACGCTCCGTTGCCTCGGCATCACCCAAGAGACCGCCACACGCGACATCGCCGACCTGAGCTGTGGCGAGCGAACTCGCGCAGGGCTTGCACAGGCCTGGTGCAGCAACCCAGACCTGATTGTCCTCGATGAACCCACGAACCATCTGGACATCGCCGGCCTTGAGTTGCTGGCCGAGATGGTGCGCGCATTTCGAGGCGCGGTGGTCATCGTCTCTCATGACCGGTACTTTCTGGACCGCACAGCAACCCGTATAATCGAGCTATCAACCGACGGAACGCGCTCCTATCCCGGCAACTACACCAAGTACCTCAGGCAGAAACAGCTGGAGTTCGATACCCAGATGTCCGACTATGTGCACCAGGAGAGGAAGGAACGCCAGATTCTCGCCGCGATAGCGCGACAGCAGGAATGGGGCCTGAAGGCCCACAGCGAAGCGGGGACCAACGACTTCTGGAGGGCCAGAGCAAAGAAGAACGCCGCCAGGGCAAAAGCGACAATCGCACGGTTGAACAGGATGCGGGACGAAGGTATTGAGAAACCTCGGAAAGCTCAGGAGTGTCGAGTGCAGCTCGGCGAGTCGAGCCGAGCAGGCCGCAGGCTCGTGTACTCAGACGGCATCTCGATGGGGTACGATCACGACCTATTCAGCACTGGGGCGATCGCGGTGATGCGCGGAGAAAGAATCGGCATCGTCGGCCCTAACGGGGCGGGAAAGAGCACCCTGCTCAAGGGGCTCCTCGGGTTGCTGCCGCCTCGTGCCGGACATGTATGGATCAGTCCCTCCGTGTCGTGGTTCTACTATGATCAGGCGCAGGCGCAATTCAGCCCGGCAGACACGGCCATGGGGGTCGTCACCGAGGCTACGGGCAGGCCTCCCTACGACGTAAGGTCGATGCTTGGGGCGCTTCTCCTGAGAGGAGAGGCTGTTGACAGGCGGATTGCCACGCTCAGCCTAGGAGAGCGCGTGAGGGTGGATTTCGCGCGGATGGTTGGGGGATCATACAGTCTCCTCGCTCTCGACGAACCCACGAACAACCTAGACATCCAGTCGCGCGAGGCTATAGAGGGTGCGCTTGAGGCATGGGACGGCACGCTGCTGATCGTGTCTCACGATCGATACCTGCTGAATCGGCTGTGCACCAAGATCGTCTGCATCGAACAAGGCATTCTCCACACGTACCCAGGTCGATACTGTGACTTCGAGCTTAGTAGGAAGTCGGCGGCGGATAGGCCAACCAAAGCAGGCAGCCGCGGCCTCGGGCCTCCGGATGGGAAGGACGATGAACACACCGGGAACAGGCTGCTCCTTGAGAACAGGCTTGCCGTGCTTTCGGCTCGCCTATCCGAGCGATCCCTCTCGGAAGAGGAGCGAACCCAAGCTCAGCATGAGTTCATGGAACTGTCACGCGCACTCGCCCGGACACAGAGGTAGGCGCCTGACTCACTCCAGGAGATGCCAGCGCCCGGCCTGGGCAATACCTGGCCGGGCGCCCATTGCGCAATCCTATTGCTCCGGAAGGTTCCGGTAGACGGTCACTGTTCAATCAGCCTGGCCACAAGCTCCTTGAGGAACCACTCGACGTCACTCACAATCCCGATCGCCTGGAACGTGCCGCGGTCCGCAAGCTTAGTGACAGTCGCTGGGTTTATGTCGACACACACTGTTTTCACACGAGCAGGAAGGAGGTTGCCTGTGGCTATGGAGTGCAGCATTGACGACAGCATCAGGGCCATCTCCACACCCTCAGTGTTTCTCCTCATATCGGACTGCGCACGCACAGTATCGGTTTCCACATCAGGCAGCGGCCCATCGTCACGAATGGACCCTGCCAGCACGAATGGAACGTTCTCCGTGATAAGCGCGTGCATGACGCCCTTTGTGAGCACGCCTGCTTCAACGGCCTGACGCAGCCCGCCCAGGCCCCGGATGCGGTTGATAGCCCGCAGGTGATGGGTGTGGCCTTCCGCTGCCGGGGCTCCAGTTTCCAGATACACCCCGAGCGACGTGCCAAACAGCGCGGATTCCACATCGTGCACAGCTACCGCGTTCCCAGCGAATAGCACATTCACGTAACCTGCGCGTATGAGAGCCACCAGGTGTTTGCCTGCCCCAGTGTGGATCACCGCCGGGCCAGCCACCACCAGGATCTTGCCGCTGTGCTCCCGGATTTCCTTCATTTCCCGTGCGATCTCTCCAACAACCCGAGCCTTTGGCTTCTCGCTCGAGATCTCGCTTCCCATGAATGAGAACACTTCTTTGTGCCGGGTTCTCTCCATGGGCGCGATGCGTATACCCTTTCTGCCAATTACCACCAGCTGTCCGCGACGTACCTCACCCATGGGCAGGCATAGCGCTTCGCGTTTCTCCCGATCCGCCACAATTCCGCAGTCCATCTCGATATGCTGGACCGGAACCCACTCCTCGGAGAGGTTGATGAATGTCTCCAGGTTGGTGGTGGAGTAGAATCCGTCGGGGAATACCCCATCCTGCTCCACGGGGGCGAGGGCAACCTCCTCCTGATTGGCAACAAGCGCTCCCAGCTCATGCACTCGCGCGAGTATCTCGTCAAGCTCCTCACACGTCTCAGCGCCGATCTCCACCCGCGCATAGCTTGAATCCATCTTGGTGCGTCCTATCTGGGTTTCGAGGAATTCGAAATCCCCTCCCAGATCGATGATGGCATCCACTACACGCGACAGTATCAGCGAGTCGATTAGGTGCCCTCTAAGCTCGATTTCAGCCGTGTACACCGTCTTCTACCTCCTGTTGTTTGATGGGAACGGCGGGGTACGGTTATGCAAGTAGAGCGAATAATGTATAACCAAAATCCGATAACCCTACCTTATTCTATCAGACGCGCCCTGCCGTAGCAAGCGCGCAGATGGCAGCTGCCTGGAAATGCGGGGTAATCGTGAGCAAAATCCATCACAGATGAGAGTATCCTGCCGTCATCTGCCTGTGTTAGTATGGACATGTAAACAGGTCACAACCAGGGAGGCTGCAACGATGGAAGAACACCCCGTCGCAACGGTAGAGCTTGAGAGCGGCGCCGCCATTGAGATCGAGTTGTACCCGGACACCGCTCCGAATACCGTGCGGAGCTTCATCAGCCTGATTCGCAAGGGCTACTATACTGGCCTGACGTTCCACCGAGTGATCCCCGGCTTCATGATCCAGGGGGGATGCCCGAAGGGCGTGGGAATCGGGGGGCCGGGATACAGCATCCGAGGAGAGTTCGCGCTCAACGGAGTCGAGAACAGCCTGAAGCATACCAAGGGAGTCATCTCCATGGCCCGTTCCTCCCACCCGGACTCTGCGGGCTCGCAGTTCTTCATCATGGCAGGAACAGCCCCTCACCTTGATGGGAATTACGCGGCCTTCGGGAAAGTCATATCCGGCCTCGATGAAGTAGAGCGCATCGTATCAGTCCCGCGCGACCGAAACGACAAGCCCCTCTCCCCTGAACGCATGAAGCGCGTCACTGTTGAGCTGTTTGACACGGAATACCCCGAACCCGACAAGGTCGACTAGGGGCTCAGCGCCCTGCAGCCGGGCGCCATATATAGGGCTCCCCGGCTGCGCGCCCGAGTCGCCTGACGAGGCGCGACCGAGTCGCGGGGCGATAGTGTCGACGAACCCAGCAGTGAGACGAGCTCAATGTCGATGGAATGGACATTGAAACGCCCGCAGTGTCGATGAATCCAGCATTGAGACCCTCCAAACGTCCGCCCCGGCAGGATCCGCGACGGGGAGCTTTCGCGGCGAACCGCATGGCATAATATGGCGCGTCCGACTTGCAGCTAGACGCGTTTCCGGGAATCGCCCGGGCGCGTCGTTGAACCCGCATGAACCTCGACTGCTGGAGCGGGAGTGTCAATGTCGACGGAATGGACACTGACCCCGTGGTCAATGTCGAATCGAGTGGCATTGAGGGCGCGACGATGCCGGTTTGATCGACATTGAGCGCCTGCGGGACCGGAATCTCAAGAACCGCGGATTCGCATCAGTGGCTGTGAGCACCGTGGGCGGGGTGTTTCCCTCCGCAATGCCAAGGCAATGCTCCAGGCGCAGAGCATCTGCGGAGTTCAGAGCTGCACACAGCAGCTGGCAGTCTCGGTCACAGGCGCGGTCACGACCACGGTCACGGTCGCGACCACGACCACGGACTCGAACCCGGGCACACAATCGGGTAGGAGGGGGCGTCTAGCCCCCGTCCTCCCACACCACCGTACGTGCCGTTCGGCATACGGCGGTTCATGAAACCTTAGGAATTCTGCGCGTAGAGATCCACCACGCTCAGAAGCCCTTGGTTTCGCCAGTAGGCGAGGCCGAGGGCTTTGTTCACCTGCGGAGTGTTAGCGAGTCGCCAGTATGCTTTACGCGACCCGCTGATCTTTTGTGCCCACTCATCGGGAATGCCCAGAGCGACGAGGTTTCGCCGCACCGTCTTGGGCATCTTCTTGCTTCAGTGCAAGGGCTTCAGTCACACCGCCCTGTTGCCGAGATAGTATTATAGGAAACCAAACTGTAGGATCGGAGAAGATGGAGAATGAGCCTTATGGTCCCCGGTGTCATGCAAGGCCTGGTGGGAGCGTCCTCCTCCATGAGATTCGCAGATACTTCCATGAGCATCTATCAGCAGGCCAGAGCAAGGCATGACGAAGACGCTGCGGCTCGATCCCTGGGGTATGCAGCAACTTGCATCGACAGTGCAGCCGAGTCAAGCGTGAGAGCGCAAGAAGCTCTGAAGAAAGCGCAACTCGAAGCCAAGGAGCGTGCCGAGGACGAACAGGAAACGGGAGCACAGCGGCTGACAACGAATACGCCAGCGCCGGTCGACACTGTGGAAATCAGTAAGGAAGGCCGGACAGTCACCGAGGGGAAGCCCGACGCCGAGACCGTGCATAGCACTGAGCCTGCGGCTGACGCAGTTGACGATCCCGTAGTGTACACATCGCTGGCCAACACCGCGCCCGTAGCCGTTCAACCTAGACTATCAGTGATCGCATGATAATCGGCGCGCTTCACCTTCAGAAAGAAACCGCACCTCCAGTTCGGCGGCCAGAATGTGCACAGGCTAACCGCCGCGCCCGAGGTTGGGTCTTCGTGCCCTTCCGGGTTTAGGTCGTCAGATTAGGGCGTCTTCTGTTGGGGACCTGTGTCGTCAGCTGCGCCCGGCGCATTCAGCTGTGAGAGAGCATGCCGTAGACGATAGCTTTCACCGGTGAACGCCAGCACGTGTCCGTGGTGAACGAGCCTGTCGATGAGCGCCACGGTCAGCCGGTTGTCGTCGATCACCGTGTTCCAGTGTCCGAATTCGAGATTCGTGGTTATGGCCACGCTTCGGCGCTCGTAGCAATTGGCTATCACCTGGAACAGAAGCTCGGCTGCGTGGCGATGCAGGGGTAGAAAGCCCAGCTCGTCCACAATGAGCAGATCGCACGATTCGAGATCCCGCGTGAAGCTCCCCAGCGTTCCCTTTGCGTTCTTCTCAAGCAGGCGATTGGCCAGATCGACCGTCTGAAAGAATCGCACCCCGAGG
The sequence above is a segment of the Clostridia bacterium genome. Coding sequences within it:
- a CDS encoding ATP-binding protein, which codes for MRFFQTVDLANRLLEKNAKGTLGSFTRDLESCDLLIVDELGFLPLHRHAAELLFQVIANCYERRSVAITTNLEFGHWNTVIDDNRLTVALIDRLVHHGHVLAFTGESYRLRHALSQLNAPGAADDTGPQQKTP
- a CDS encoding peptidylprolyl isomerase is translated as MEEHPVATVELESGAAIEIELYPDTAPNTVRSFISLIRKGYYTGLTFHRVIPGFMIQGGCPKGVGIGGPGYSIRGEFALNGVENSLKHTKGVISMARSSHPDSAGSQFFIMAGTAPHLDGNYAAFGKVISGLDEVERIVSVPRDRNDKPLSPERMKRVTVELFDTEYPEPDKVD
- a CDS encoding TIGR00300 family protein, yielding MYTAEIELRGHLIDSLILSRVVDAIIDLGGDFEFLETQIGRTKMDSSYARVEIGAETCEELDEILARVHELGALVANQEEVALAPVEQDGVFPDGFYSTTNLETFINLSEEWVPVQHIEMDCGIVADREKREALCLPMGEVRRGQLVVIGRKGIRIAPMERTRHKEVFSFMGSEISSEKPKARVVGEIAREMKEIREHSGKILVVAGPAVIHTGAGKHLVALIRAGYVNVLFAGNAVAVHDVESALFGTSLGVYLETGAPAAEGHTHHLRAINRIRGLGGLRQAVEAGVLTKGVMHALITENVPFVLAGSIRDDGPLPDVETDTVRAQSDMRRNTEGVEMALMLSSMLHSIATGNLLPARVKTVCVDINPATVTKLADRGTFQAIGIVSDVEWFLKELVARLIEQ
- a CDS encoding sigma-54 dependent transcriptional regulator, encoding MSRRTRLLVVDDEASILSSLRFALEDSFDMSTVEDPTGALQAAESFNPDVCLLDLRLGSADGLELLGKMRRVLPDASFVIMTAFSSIRSAVECMKRGANDYIVKPVDLDELNVVLGQAAQDARLRSTVRKLERELEVKHGPGGIIGESRAMQQVFELIEKAKWVDSNVLILGEPGVGKELAARALHFAGSRKHGPFITVNCDAMPSSALAIELFGGNSAHEASTSTSQESCIEAASGGTLFFREIGRMDLMVQAQLLHAIQDRGAHTAGSSPRHRMDVRVIAASSQSLDEAVRQGLFRDDLYRRLNVVTVKIPPLRHRRQDIPLLVHHFVEMVSRRLSRPVPGVTEAAMWAFQAADYSGNVSELEAAVEQALSSRSMESQSDLDVGDLPADIRQPSPPGSAM
- a CDS encoding ABC-F family ATP-binding cassette domain-containing protein, translating into MLLAAISSVSKSFGDHTVFKDASFQVHSGECVAVFGPNGCGKSTMLKMIIGQVEPDSGHVWRAPDLAVGYLPQSPSFVPGASPRSICAKAALPGVAFRRDGLGDARAVADATLRCLGITQETATRDIADLSCGERTRAGLAQAWCSNPDLIVLDEPTNHLDIAGLELLAEMVRAFRGAVVIVSHDRYFLDRTATRIIELSTDGTRSYPGNYTKYLRQKQLEFDTQMSDYVHQERKERQILAAIARQQEWGLKAHSEAGTNDFWRARAKKNAARAKATIARLNRMRDEGIEKPRKAQECRVQLGESSRAGRRLVYSDGISMGYDHDLFSTGAIAVMRGERIGIVGPNGAGKSTLLKGLLGLLPPRAGHVWISPSVSWFYYDQAQAQFSPADTAMGVVTEATGRPPYDVRSMLGALLLRGEAVDRRIATLSLGERVRVDFARMVGGSYSLLALDEPTNNLDIQSREAIEGALEAWDGTLLIVSHDRYLLNRLCTKIVCIEQGILHTYPGRYCDFELSRKSAADRPTKAGSRGLGPPDGKDDEHTGNRLLLENRLAVLSARLSERSLSEEERTQAQHEFMELSRALARTQR
- a CDS encoding peptidylprolyl isomerase produces the protein MELPADASQIESISTEPDGAPVDSLRQVIATVNGEPVLRGEVVRSVEGQLGARILQQILSERVVRQAARKAGIEMDPDRVSYELSRFKLMSGEQWPAVLEQYGMTEQELWNALELSMLLTDLSSVGVEVTEEDARGYYEQNRAQFGEPELVRASHILVGTEEEAREVLRQLKEGADFAALATAKSSDGGSAPSGGDLGFFERGEMVPEFEEAAFSMEPGQISDAVHTDFGWHVILVAERRAPEPVEFEQVRKDIVAMLVKERSVDPKALLADLVSSSEIVVLDPLYQHQ